The following proteins are co-located in the Paludibaculum fermentans genome:
- a CDS encoding MFS transporter, giving the protein MPSTPWRHWVPAASMLLVSLISYIDRNTLALLAPTILRDNQLSAEQYGWIISSFSVAYMLGNPLWGRWLDRWGVRVGMLAAVAFWTLSSTAHAFVSGFLGFAVARAALGFGEGATFPGGLRTVVQTLPDRLRSRGVALAYSGGSLGAVLTPLIVTPIYQAYGWRAAFLFTGFVGALWLVAWLFISRRPELRATQPQPVDPATPSPASRPAMKWSDPRLWSFMSSYALGCLPLAFVLYEAPIYFVRALGKSQVEIGHVLWIPPLGWECGYFLWGWFADRLRKNRPDPMPVYRALTLAALVMTLPLALGARIQSFPVLLFLLFWTMFVAGGNVIVAISYATHTFTTANAGLIAGLGAGSWSAFVALSMPGFGHLMDARSWDAAFLGATLVPVVGYSGWLWINRGSNDAALPAHGQHQVG; this is encoded by the coding sequence ATGCCTTCGACGCCCTGGCGACACTGGGTCCCCGCCGCCTCGATGCTGCTGGTCTCTCTCATCAGCTACATCGACCGCAATACGCTGGCCCTGCTGGCGCCCACCATCCTGCGCGACAACCAGCTTTCAGCGGAGCAGTACGGCTGGATCATCTCCTCATTCTCGGTCGCCTACATGCTCGGCAATCCGCTGTGGGGCCGCTGGCTCGATCGTTGGGGGGTACGCGTGGGCATGCTGGCCGCCGTGGCGTTCTGGACCCTTTCGTCCACGGCGCACGCCTTCGTCTCGGGCTTCCTGGGCTTCGCCGTGGCTCGCGCCGCGCTGGGCTTTGGAGAAGGCGCCACGTTCCCCGGAGGTCTGCGAACCGTCGTCCAAACCCTGCCCGATCGCCTGCGCTCCCGCGGCGTGGCCCTCGCCTACAGCGGCGGATCGCTGGGCGCCGTGCTCACGCCGCTCATCGTCACGCCCATCTATCAGGCCTATGGCTGGCGCGCGGCCTTCCTCTTCACCGGCTTCGTCGGAGCGCTCTGGCTGGTGGCCTGGCTGTTCATCAGCCGTCGCCCGGAACTTCGCGCCACTCAGCCGCAACCGGTGGATCCGGCCACCCCCAGCCCGGCCTCGCGGCCCGCCATGAAATGGTCCGATCCCCGCCTCTGGAGCTTCATGTCTTCCTACGCCCTGGGCTGCCTGCCGCTGGCCTTCGTCCTCTACGAGGCGCCCATCTATTTCGTGCGGGCTCTTGGCAAGTCGCAGGTCGAGATCGGGCACGTGCTGTGGATCCCGCCGCTCGGCTGGGAGTGCGGCTACTTCCTGTGGGGCTGGTTTGCCGACCGTCTGCGGAAGAACAGGCCCGATCCCATGCCCGTCTATCGCGCCCTCACGCTGGCCGCCCTGGTGATGACGCTGCCGCTGGCACTGGGGGCGCGCATCCAGTCGTTCCCCGTGCTGCTGTTCCTGCTGTTCTGGACGATGTTCGTGGCTGGCGGCAACGTGATCGTCGCCATCAGCTATGCCACGCATACGTTTACCACCGCCAATGCCGGGCTGATCGCCGGCTTGGGCGCCGGTTCGTGGTCGGCCTTTGTCGCCCTTTCCATGCCCGGGTTCGGACACCTCATGGACGCACGCTCGTGGGACGCCGCATTTCTGGGCGCCACGCTGGTGCCCGTGGTGGGCTACTCCGGCTGGCTCTGGATCAATCGCGGCTCGAACGACGCCGCGCTACCGGCGCACGGGCAGCACCAGGTCGGCTAG
- a CDS encoding sensor histidine kinase gives MQWVYSDKPGLTWRHVGMVLLFNGAIGFVLCLLNFAYNPQARNSQFGLYLLANMIYAQLIGCTAAFTIPWLAVRIWRLPKLAMWLVYVTSLVAIAAIGTLLAVGGLLLVGIISAREFWPQFVGSVRTATLITIIVGIASFVIETLRHRVEHTTLELKQQQLERERAQKLVLEARLSSLQSRLQPHFLFNTINSILSMIRDEPKGAEEMLQRLARLLRYALDSQDRSTVSLGEEMKLVSDYLEIERTRFGQRLAFSIDMDHEAMNCELPPYALQTLVENSMKYAIAPRREGGRIGIVVQRENGWLEVTVQDDGPGFSHDDLSEGHGLDTLQKRLALLYGAAGALSIEGNLVRLRVPVGVPA, from the coding sequence ATGCAGTGGGTTTATTCCGACAAACCGGGCCTGACCTGGCGGCATGTAGGCATGGTGCTGCTGTTCAATGGAGCCATCGGCTTTGTGCTGTGCCTGTTGAACTTCGCCTACAATCCGCAGGCTCGCAACTCGCAGTTCGGGCTCTACCTGCTGGCCAACATGATCTACGCGCAGCTGATCGGCTGCACGGCGGCATTCACTATCCCCTGGCTGGCCGTTCGCATCTGGCGGCTGCCTAAGCTGGCCATGTGGCTGGTGTACGTCACGTCGCTGGTGGCGATCGCGGCCATCGGCACCCTGTTGGCGGTGGGCGGATTGCTGCTGGTGGGCATCATTTCCGCCCGCGAGTTCTGGCCGCAGTTCGTGGGCAGTGTGCGGACGGCGACACTGATTACGATCATCGTCGGCATCGCCAGTTTCGTCATCGAAACCCTGCGGCACCGGGTGGAGCACACCACGCTGGAGCTGAAGCAGCAGCAACTGGAACGGGAGCGGGCCCAAAAGCTGGTGCTCGAAGCACGGCTGAGCTCGCTGCAGTCGCGGCTGCAGCCGCACTTCCTGTTCAACACCATCAATTCGATCCTCTCGATGATTCGCGACGAGCCGAAGGGCGCCGAGGAGATGCTGCAGCGCCTGGCGCGCCTGCTGCGGTATGCGCTGGACTCGCAGGACCGGTCCACCGTTTCGCTGGGCGAAGAGATGAAGCTGGTGAGCGACTATCTGGAGATCGAGCGGACGCGCTTTGGCCAGCGCCTGGCGTTCTCGATCGATATGGATCACGAGGCGATGAATTGCGAGTTGCCGCCGTATGCGCTGCAGACGCTGGTGGAGAACTCGATGAAGTATGCCATCGCACCAAGGCGGGAGGGCGGGCGCATCGGGATCGTGGTGCAGCGCGAGAACGGCTGGCTGGAAGTGACCGTCCAGGATGACGGACCGGGGTTCAGCCATGACGACCTGAGCGAGGGGCATGGCCTGGATACGCTGCAGAAGCGGCTGGCGCTGCTCTATGGCGCGGCCGGCGCGCTTTCCATTGAAGGGAATCTCGTGCGCCTGCGAGTCCCGGTGGGGGTGCCGGCATGA
- a CDS encoding LytR/AlgR family response regulator transcription factor, with amino-acid sequence MSLRVYLVDDEELAVRRLDRMLRETGRVEIVGSSTDSVRAQQEIELLVPDALFLDIQMPGMTGFDLLASLSFQPLVVFATAYDQYALRAFEVNSLDYLLKPVEEAQLDRALGKLERMAGGEMPRPALKTLIDQVQAALQGQARQEGLQRISSRIGERVHFIELSRVTHFFAEDKLTYAATPEKNWVVDKTIAELEQKLDAQQFVRVHRSTLVNLSFADELYPWFGGKMILRLKDPKKTEITVARDRLKELKDRLGI; translated from the coding sequence ATGAGTTTGCGCGTCTATCTGGTCGACGACGAGGAACTGGCGGTGCGGCGCCTGGATCGTATGCTGCGGGAGACCGGCCGAGTGGAGATCGTGGGCAGCTCGACCGATTCCGTCCGCGCGCAGCAGGAGATCGAACTACTGGTACCGGATGCGCTCTTCCTGGACATCCAGATGCCCGGCATGACGGGTTTTGACCTACTCGCCAGCCTGAGTTTCCAACCGCTGGTAGTCTTCGCCACCGCCTACGACCAGTACGCTTTGCGCGCCTTTGAGGTGAACTCGCTCGACTACTTGTTGAAGCCGGTGGAAGAGGCGCAGCTCGACCGGGCCCTGGGCAAGCTCGAACGGATGGCCGGAGGCGAGATGCCGCGGCCCGCGCTGAAGACGCTGATCGATCAAGTGCAGGCGGCGCTGCAGGGACAGGCTCGCCAGGAGGGGTTGCAGCGCATCTCCTCGCGCATCGGCGAACGGGTGCACTTCATCGAGCTGTCGCGGGTGACGCACTTCTTCGCGGAGGACAAGCTCACCTATGCCGCCACGCCGGAGAAAAACTGGGTGGTGGACAAGACGATCGCCGAGCTGGAGCAGAAGCTGGATGCGCAGCAGTTTGTGCGGGTACACCGGTCGACGCTGGTGAACCTGAGCTTTGCCGATGAACTCTATCCGTGGTTCGGGGGCAAGATGATCCTGCGGCTGAAGGATCCCAAGAAGACCGAGATCACAGTGGCTCGGGACCGGCTGAAAGAACTGAAGGACCGTTTGGGAATCTGA
- a CDS encoding polysaccharide deacetylase family protein, whose translation MVFEVLGAAGLAAAGVTAYGVRGRSAQLFGPSIWKGPATRRAIALTFDDGPSESTPDLLSLLYDYGARATFFQCGHHVRRLPRVALRCVADGHEIGNHTDTHPALYLRSSQFIFEQLERAQQAIAETCGVTPTLVRPTFGARWFGLRPAQKRLHLLGVMWTTLARDWRLSATDVATRMEASAHPGAILCFHDGRELTHHPNIDSTLDSLRQLLPKWAEAGYEFVTVSELLNLHAAPGAE comes from the coding sequence ATGGTCTTCGAAGTCCTAGGCGCCGCGGGTCTGGCGGCGGCTGGCGTCACCGCTTACGGTGTGCGCGGCCGCTCGGCGCAGTTGTTCGGACCCTCGATCTGGAAAGGCCCGGCCACCCGCCGCGCCATCGCCCTGACTTTCGACGACGGGCCCAGTGAATCGACCCCCGATCTCCTCAGCCTGCTCTACGACTACGGCGCCCGCGCCACCTTCTTCCAATGCGGCCACCACGTCCGCCGCCTGCCGCGGGTCGCTCTCCGCTGCGTTGCCGATGGACACGAGATCGGTAATCACACCGACACGCACCCGGCTCTCTACCTGCGGTCTTCGCAGTTTATTTTTGAGCAATTGGAGCGCGCCCAGCAGGCCATCGCCGAAACCTGCGGCGTGACACCCACGCTCGTGCGGCCCACCTTCGGTGCGCGCTGGTTTGGGCTGCGCCCCGCCCAGAAGCGGCTGCACCTGCTCGGTGTGATGTGGACCACCCTGGCGCGCGACTGGCGCCTGTCCGCCACCGATGTGGCCACCCGAATGGAAGCCAGCGCCCATCCCGGCGCGATTCTCTGCTTCCACGACGGCCGCGAACTCACCCATCACCCCAACATTGACTCGACCCTGGATTCGCTCCGGCAGTTGCTGCCCAAGTGGGCCGAGGCGGGCTATGAGTTCGTCACGGTCAGTGAGTTACTGAACCTGCACGCGGCACCCGGCGCCGAGTGA
- a CDS encoding mandelate racemase/muconate lactonizing enzyme family protein, whose product MLIRSVQAFLLSSPLAEPLVLPYHGGERTIVKRDAMLICVEGEHGLRGYAPGPAHEEALAGIRDFIAPFLVGRTLLDPDVLRILFHQQPGITRALSRFYDAVEIALFDLTACTFDVPVCDLLGGRVRDEIRLYASAGMYQSPQGYADEAAQLAAHGFSAYKLRPALGPEADLETIRRIREATGPGFEIMVDAHTWWRMGDQSYSEETVHHLAREMGRLQVTWLEEPLPPHDHAAYGRLKDLDEVPLASGEHEPDEAGFDDLIATRCVDYVQADLVCQGGYNLGRRLLASVARAGLSFAFHSWGTNLEILAAAHLGVCWPDTVVPWLEYPCYRSITQPGMYPFPLAEDILSEPLPIRKGVLELDLTRPGFGVDINLSALDRFPWIPGPWSFFKLHSPAETWAVTGDHSQRWASTGA is encoded by the coding sequence ATGCTGATTCGTTCCGTGCAGGCTTTCCTGCTGTCCTCGCCGCTGGCGGAGCCTCTCGTCCTCCCTTATCACGGGGGCGAGCGCACGATCGTCAAGCGCGACGCCATGTTGATCTGTGTCGAGGGCGAACACGGCCTGCGCGGCTATGCGCCGGGGCCCGCCCACGAGGAAGCGCTGGCCGGCATTCGTGATTTCATCGCGCCGTTTCTCGTCGGACGCACCCTACTCGACCCCGATGTCCTGAGGATTCTCTTCCACCAGCAGCCCGGCATCACCCGCGCGCTCTCCCGCTTCTACGACGCGGTCGAGATCGCCCTCTTTGACCTCACCGCCTGCACCTTCGATGTCCCCGTCTGCGACCTGCTGGGGGGCCGCGTGCGGGACGAGATCCGCCTGTACGCCAGTGCCGGCATGTATCAGAGCCCGCAGGGCTATGCCGATGAAGCCGCACAACTGGCGGCCCACGGCTTCTCGGCCTACAAGCTGCGCCCCGCCTTGGGACCCGAGGCAGACCTGGAGACCATTCGCCGCATCCGTGAAGCCACCGGCCCGGGCTTTGAGATCATGGTCGACGCCCACACCTGGTGGCGCATGGGTGATCAAAGCTACAGCGAAGAGACCGTTCATCACCTGGCCCGGGAGATGGGCCGCCTGCAGGTCACCTGGCTTGAGGAACCGCTGCCGCCGCACGACCACGCCGCCTACGGCCGGCTGAAGGATCTCGACGAAGTGCCGCTCGCCTCAGGAGAACACGAGCCCGACGAAGCAGGCTTCGATGACCTCATCGCCACCCGCTGCGTCGACTACGTGCAGGCCGACCTGGTTTGCCAGGGCGGCTACAACCTCGGACGGCGTTTGCTCGCCTCCGTCGCGCGCGCCGGCCTCTCCTTCGCCTTTCATTCCTGGGGCACCAATCTGGAGATCCTCGCCGCCGCCCATCTGGGCGTTTGCTGGCCCGACACCGTCGTGCCGTGGTTGGAGTATCCCTGCTACCGCTCCATCACCCAGCCCGGGATGTACCCCTTCCCCCTCGCCGAGGATATTCTGTCCGAGCCGCTGCCCATCCGCAAAGGCGTCCTGGAGCTGGATTTGACCCGCCCGGGCTTCGGCGTCGACATCAATCTCTCGGCGCTCGACCGCTTCCCCTGGATCCCGGGCCCCTGGTCCTTCTTCAAGCTCCATTCGCCGGCCGAGACCTGGGCCGTGACCGGGGATCACAGCCAGCGTTGGGCGTCCACCGGCGCCTGA
- a CDS encoding molybdopterin-binding protein, which translates to MRALTIDVQEANGRVLCCTIFRPCGKKLLAKGHLISEEDVRLLETEGMRKVWVTELDEGEVGEDDAVAQVGSLIGCGSLEIRLAAGGRANLIATENTSILVDDELLKQINCTASVVIATTQNFSFARAGDRVATVKSSPFAVSQQQLDAVLSILKERGPILQARPIRDPAVAVLYTDPCSGDRARQLFESVMRQRLDQFGLSCRFSLACVEEEATVTKALGHLLRANPTAILVASTTAPAGPDDVIGRAMLDCGCHLERFLAPVEPGNLLLLGYKDDIPVVSAPGCFRSAKRNVVDLILPPMLARYRVSGWEIACLGHGGLLG; encoded by the coding sequence ATGCGCGCCCTGACCATCGACGTACAAGAAGCCAACGGCCGAGTGCTTTGCTGCACCATCTTCCGGCCTTGCGGCAAGAAGCTGCTGGCCAAAGGCCACCTGATCAGCGAGGAAGACGTGCGCCTGCTGGAAACCGAGGGCATGCGCAAGGTCTGGGTCACCGAACTGGACGAAGGAGAGGTGGGCGAGGACGACGCGGTGGCCCAGGTTGGCTCCCTCATCGGCTGCGGCTCCCTGGAGATCCGCCTGGCCGCCGGAGGCCGCGCCAATCTTATCGCCACGGAAAACACCAGCATTCTGGTGGACGATGAACTGCTGAAACAGATCAACTGCACCGCCAGCGTCGTCATCGCCACCACGCAGAATTTCAGCTTCGCCCGCGCCGGAGACCGTGTCGCCACGGTGAAGAGCTCTCCGTTCGCCGTCTCCCAGCAACAGCTCGATGCCGTGCTCTCCATCCTCAAGGAACGCGGCCCCATTCTCCAGGCCCGGCCCATTCGCGACCCCGCGGTGGCCGTGCTCTACACCGATCCCTGCTCCGGTGACCGCGCCCGCCAGTTGTTCGAAAGCGTCATGCGCCAGCGTCTCGATCAGTTCGGGCTAAGCTGCCGCTTCTCGTTGGCCTGCGTCGAGGAAGAGGCGACCGTCACTAAGGCTCTTGGCCATCTGCTGCGCGCCAATCCGACAGCCATTCTCGTGGCCTCGACCACCGCACCGGCGGGCCCCGACGATGTGATCGGCCGCGCCATGCTCGACTGCGGCTGTCATCTCGAACGATTTCTGGCGCCGGTGGAGCCGGGGAACCTCCTCCTCCTTGGTTACAAAGACGACATCCCTGTCGTCTCGGCGCCAGGCTGCTTCCGCTCGGCCAAGCGCAACGTCGTCGACCTCATACTTCCTCCGATGCTGGCCCGCTACCGGGTCTCCGGCTGGGAGATCGCGTGCCTCGGGCACGGCGGGCTCTTGGGCTGA
- a CDS encoding N-acetyltransferase: MTLRKARMVDIPAILKLINDYARQGIMLPRNEFELSEGIRDFTVLYEGDRLLGCAALHFYGPTMAEVRSLAVLPDAKGTGAGRALMDALENEAREYDLGALFAFTYVPRFFDKMGYHEVDRGELPLKAWKDCLRCPKFQACDEIAVFKALKPETSLPSLSRPVVEETLIQIPVFRHN, from the coding sequence ATGACTCTCCGCAAAGCCAGAATGGTGGATATCCCCGCCATATTGAAGCTCATTAACGACTACGCCCGGCAAGGCATTATGCTGCCGCGCAACGAATTCGAACTCTCGGAGGGCATCCGCGATTTCACGGTTCTCTATGAGGGCGATCGCCTGCTGGGCTGCGCCGCGCTCCACTTTTACGGCCCCACCATGGCCGAGGTCCGCTCGCTGGCCGTCTTACCTGACGCCAAGGGCACCGGAGCCGGCCGCGCCCTGATGGACGCGCTTGAGAATGAAGCCCGGGAATACGACCTTGGCGCTTTATTTGCGTTTACTTACGTACCGCGCTTCTTCGACAAGATGGGCTATCACGAAGTCGACCGCGGCGAGCTCCCGCTGAAGGCCTGGAAGGACTGCCTGCGCTGTCCCAAGTTCCAGGCTTGTGATGAAATCGCCGTCTTCAAGGCGCTCAAGCCCGAAACCTCCCTCCCCTCGCTCAGCCGGCCTGTGGTGGAAGAGACGCTGATTCAGATTCCGGTTTTCCGGCACAACTGA
- the argB gene encoding acetylglutamate kinase, producing MRVLVKLGGTLLDSLDSRAALAAQIAALPSTGVEAVVVHGGGKQMTRFLTERGVESRFVNGLRVTSPDVIDAVLKVFAGSVNKELVSSLVAAGAPAVGLSGIDGVLAEARQLNPELGAVGEIVQTNPAVLNALVEHGFIPVVACVAGDRQGGIYNVNADQMAVACAAGYEAARLLFLTDVDGVRAADGTTLPVLDVAGCQELIAQGVATGGMQAKLNSACAALAQGVGEVIIAPGSAPRVIERLLNGEVLGTRIVKEAQQ from the coding sequence ATGAGAGTTCTCGTCAAGTTGGGCGGTACCTTACTCGATAGTCTCGATTCGCGCGCGGCACTGGCCGCCCAGATCGCGGCCCTGCCGTCCACTGGCGTGGAGGCGGTCGTCGTCCATGGCGGCGGCAAGCAGATGACCCGGTTTCTGACTGAGCGCGGCGTGGAAAGCCGCTTTGTGAACGGCCTGCGCGTCACTTCGCCGGACGTGATCGACGCGGTCCTGAAGGTCTTTGCCGGCAGTGTGAACAAGGAGCTCGTGTCGTCTCTCGTGGCCGCCGGGGCCCCAGCCGTTGGCTTGAGCGGGATCGACGGCGTCCTGGCCGAGGCGCGCCAGCTCAACCCGGAACTGGGCGCGGTCGGCGAAATTGTCCAAACGAACCCAGCCGTGCTGAACGCGTTGGTGGAGCACGGCTTCATCCCTGTGGTGGCCTGCGTGGCCGGCGACCGGCAGGGCGGCATCTACAACGTCAACGCCGACCAGATGGCTGTCGCCTGCGCGGCAGGCTACGAAGCGGCCCGGTTGCTGTTCCTTACCGATGTGGACGGCGTGCGTGCGGCCGACGGCACCACTTTGCCCGTCCTGGACGTGGCCGGCTGTCAGGAATTGATCGCCCAGGGCGTGGCCACCGGCGGCATGCAGGCCAAGCTCAACTCTGCCTGCGCCGCACTCGCCCAGGGCGTCGGCGAAGTCATCATTGCGCCCGGTTCGGCGCCGCGCGTGATTGAGCGGCTCCTGAATGGGGAAGTGCTTGGGACGCGGATCGTAAAGGAGGCTCAACAATGA
- the argC gene encoding N-acetyl-gamma-glutamyl-phosphate reductase — protein sequence MTTNVGIVGFRGYSGMELERILTAHSGVTPWLLEHRADSTQEPQPIGHSGPPRIPCTAEAASDAGIQIVFLATPPEVSMELAAAFVSAGIRVVDLSGAFRLVTPENYKHWYKSDHTQPELLREAVYGLPEFNRAAVPQARLLSNPGCYPTAANLALRPLVQAGVIDLTRGIVCDAKSGVSGAGRKASLKTAFSEVTENFSAYSLLDHRHVPEVLMNSAIQEEDFSFTAQLIPIHRGILETIYFRAKGVTTSAELLDVYVNAYRNEPFVRLYPAGAVPDLRGVNRTNFCDIGVRLDSKTGRAVVVSCIDNLGKGAAGQAIQNMNLMLGFNETEGLL from the coding sequence ATGACCACGAATGTCGGAATTGTCGGTTTCCGCGGTTACAGCGGAATGGAGTTGGAACGGATTCTCACGGCGCACTCCGGTGTGACCCCGTGGCTGCTGGAGCATCGCGCGGATTCGACGCAGGAGCCCCAGCCCATCGGCCATTCTGGACCGCCGCGTATCCCGTGCACCGCCGAAGCAGCCAGCGATGCCGGCATCCAGATCGTCTTTCTCGCCACCCCGCCGGAAGTTTCGATGGAACTGGCCGCGGCCTTCGTGTCGGCCGGCATCCGTGTCGTCGACCTCAGCGGCGCCTTCCGCCTGGTCACGCCCGAGAACTACAAGCACTGGTATAAGTCGGACCACACCCAGCCGGAGCTGCTGCGCGAAGCCGTTTATGGGCTCCCCGAGTTCAACCGTGCGGCTGTGCCCCAGGCCCGGCTGTTGTCGAATCCCGGCTGCTATCCCACCGCCGCCAACCTGGCTCTGCGGCCGCTGGTCCAGGCCGGTGTGATCGACCTCACCCGCGGCATCGTCTGCGACGCCAAGAGCGGAGTCAGCGGCGCCGGCCGCAAAGCGAGCCTCAAGACCGCCTTCTCCGAGGTGACCGAGAACTTCTCGGCCTACTCCCTGCTCGACCACCGGCACGTGCCCGAAGTTCTGATGAACTCCGCCATCCAGGAAGAGGACTTCAGCTTCACGGCGCAGCTGATTCCGATCCACCGCGGCATCCTCGAGACCATCTACTTCCGGGCGAAAGGCGTGACCACCTCCGCCGAGCTGCTCGACGTATACGTGAATGCCTATCGGAATGAGCCGTTTGTGCGGCTCTACCCCGCCGGCGCCGTGCCGGACCTGCGCGGCGTCAACCGCACCAATTTCTGCGACATCGGAGTGAGGCTGGATTCCAAGACCGGCCGGGCCGTGGTGGTGTCGTGCATCGACAACCTGGGCAAGGGCGCCGCCGGCCAGGCCATTCAGAATATGAACCTGATGCTCGGGTTCAACGAAACCGAGGGGCTGCTATGA
- a CDS encoding zinc-ribbon domain-containing protein, with amino-acid sequence MPFCTQCGTEVQPADIFCGSCGARQAHAAGAPGPTSRPATPPPPHNPANDFLKNLTSRNASLMCYIPVAGWIISIIILASDRFRAEREVRFHAFQGLYLFVLWLFVDWVFAPFSYSIEAPHYIAKALKAVVFGAWIFMMVKTSQGDNFRLPILGELADRSVSEQK; translated from the coding sequence ATGCCCTTTTGCACTCAATGCGGCACGGAAGTCCAACCGGCCGATATCTTCTGCGGTTCCTGCGGAGCCCGCCAGGCGCACGCCGCCGGCGCCCCCGGCCCCACGTCGCGCCCTGCCACGCCCCCTCCTCCGCACAATCCAGCCAACGACTTCCTAAAGAATCTGACCTCGCGCAACGCCTCTCTGATGTGCTACATCCCGGTCGCCGGCTGGATCATCTCCATCATCATCCTGGCCTCGGACCGGTTTCGTGCGGAACGCGAGGTCCGCTTCCATGCGTTCCAGGGACTCTACCTTTTCGTTCTCTGGCTGTTCGTGGATTGGGTCTTTGCCCCGTTCTCCTACTCCATCGAAGCCCCCCACTACATCGCCAAGGCCCTCAAAGCCGTGGTCTTTGGCGCCTGGATCTTCATGATGGTAAAGACCAGCCAGGGTGACAACTTCCGCCTGCCCATCCTGGGCGAACTGGCCGACCGCAGCGTTTCGGAACAGAAATAG
- a CDS encoding ComEC/Rec2 family competence protein produces MRWTLVFLMAAALSLPAANRKNLEISFIDTEGGQATLLVTPSGESLLVDAGWPGNNGRDADRIISAAKKAGLTKIDYLLVTHYHLDHVGGVPDLAAKFPVGTVIDHGANIETGRGADALNAGYQKVLAAGTKRLTVKPGDVLPLKDLRVEVVTANGERIPKALKGGGQKNAVCATEKRRDDDPSENARSIGVLMTFGKFRFVDLGDLTWNKELDAACPEHLIGPIDLFITTHHGLDQSNSASMVHGLHPRVAIMNNGARKGGSPAAWSIISASPGLQDLWQIHYAVAGGKDHNVAEDRIANPEEKCQGVGLEVSATKGGSFTVTNPRNGFNKSYKP; encoded by the coding sequence ATGCGCTGGACGCTTGTCTTCCTCATGGCTGCAGCTTTGTCGCTGCCGGCGGCGAACCGCAAGAACCTGGAAATCTCCTTTATCGATACGGAAGGCGGGCAGGCGACCCTGCTGGTGACGCCGTCCGGCGAGTCGTTACTGGTGGATGCCGGCTGGCCGGGCAACAACGGCCGGGACGCCGACCGGATTATCTCCGCGGCGAAGAAAGCCGGGCTGACGAAGATCGACTACCTGCTGGTCACCCACTACCACCTGGATCATGTGGGCGGAGTGCCGGACCTGGCGGCGAAGTTTCCGGTGGGCACGGTGATCGACCACGGCGCCAACATCGAGACCGGGCGCGGCGCAGATGCTTTGAACGCGGGCTATCAGAAAGTCCTGGCGGCCGGCACCAAGCGGCTGACGGTGAAGCCGGGCGATGTGCTGCCGCTGAAAGACCTGCGGGTGGAAGTGGTTACGGCGAATGGAGAACGGATCCCCAAGGCGCTGAAGGGCGGCGGCCAGAAGAACGCGGTGTGCGCAACCGAGAAGCGGCGCGACGATGATCCGTCGGAAAACGCGCGGTCGATCGGGGTGTTGATGACCTTTGGCAAGTTCCGGTTTGTCGACCTGGGCGACCTCACCTGGAACAAGGAATTGGACGCGGCCTGTCCCGAGCACCTGATTGGGCCGATTGACCTGTTCATCACGACGCACCACGGCCTGGACCAGTCAAACTCGGCTTCGATGGTGCACGGCCTGCACCCGCGGGTGGCGATCATGAACAATGGCGCGCGGAAGGGCGGCTCGCCCGCCGCATGGAGCATCATTTCAGCTTCACCGGGACTGCAGGATCTGTGGCAGATCCACTACGCCGTGGCCGGCGGCAAGGACCACAACGTGGCGGAAGACCGGATCGCGAATCCGGAGGAGAAGTGCCAGGGTGTTGGACTGGAAGTATCCGCTACCAAAGGCGGTAGTTTCACGGTCACGAATCCGCGCAACGGGTTCAATAAATCGTACAAACCCTGA